From Methanomassiliicoccus sp., the proteins below share one genomic window:
- a CDS encoding phosphatase PAP2 family protein, producing the protein MSSTLPALAFLAAGTLAFMALSLGRKGTAEALRNAKEEWPFILLLLLALGGKAWTERSMVSAAPPLLLPDAFQLLGEEVSAMQSWLPGELVFLFSFLYVLLFPLTLGTAALWLLSTDRNRFRTYCTSMAIASIVLLLAHVLMLSTRPALDPSSGVSPLLYKDNFWGPLSDDLISRGQSFPSGHTTLLTVVALALRGKGKGAMVALIILGLNMIGVLYLGLHRPADVVVGLLLGWFSVLSGRYLLRKYEGKCSNLWR; encoded by the coding sequence ATGTCCTCCACTCTGCCCGCGCTCGCCTTCCTGGCCGCAGGCACCCTCGCTTTCATGGCCCTGAGCTTGGGTAGGAAGGGTACGGCCGAAGCCCTCAGGAATGCTAAGGAGGAGTGGCCATTCATCCTTCTGCTGCTCTTAGCGTTGGGAGGAAAGGCCTGGACAGAGCGTTCGATGGTGTCTGCCGCGCCTCCCCTTCTATTGCCTGATGCCTTCCAGCTCCTCGGAGAAGAGGTCTCTGCGATGCAGTCCTGGCTTCCAGGAGAGCTCGTGTTCCTGTTCTCCTTCCTTTATGTGCTCCTCTTCCCCCTGACATTGGGAACGGCCGCCCTGTGGCTGCTATCTACGGACCGCAATAGGTTCCGGACATATTGCACCTCGATGGCCATCGCCAGCATTGTCCTGCTTCTTGCTCATGTTCTGATGCTCTCGACCCGTCCCGCCCTGGACCCTTCGTCCGGAGTGAGCCCATTGCTGTACAAGGATAATTTTTGGGGACCCCTATCCGACGACCTGATATCGCGTGGCCAAAGCTTTCCCAGCGGCCACACCACCCTCCTGACCGTGGTCGCCCTGGCGTTGCGGGGCAAAGGGAAGGGAGCAATGGTCGCGCTCATCATTCTAGGTCTGAACATGATCGGCGTGCTCTACCTCGGCCTGCACAGGCCCGCGGACGTGGTCGTGGGCCTCCTCCTGGGATGGTTCAGCGTCCTCTCCGGCCGATACCTCCTCAGGAAGTACGAAGGAAAGTGTTCTAACTTATGGAGATGA
- a CDS encoding glycosyltransferase family 4 protein, which translates to MFTDTYLPARDGVVSSILLTKAQLERMGHEVFIFAPDPGNSHKEEDVYYFRSLNYKKYPGYNAAIFPSNKCEILKELNVDIIHNHGLLFMAVRSMFASRTLHIPNLVTFHTMLTDAAKFYSPIDVPDWMLTRPFWFYLRELLERADAVVAPTNAIKNELLSYAPSMNRVEVIPTGVDTTRFNPDVDGAAFRERFGLRDRKVLMHVGRIAKEKNLDLVLDGFSLLSKEDPQVRLVLVGEGPAKKHYQEMVHEMGMEDRVVFTGFVPDDELPSTYAACDAFTIASKFETQGLAALEAMATGKPVAGINFRAVAEMVRPGENGYLFEEDVRSCATAMRETLEHSQEISESTRRFALGYSHEKSAQKLVELYEATIERKKISLNGK; encoded by the coding sequence ATGTTCACGGACACATATCTGCCAGCGCGCGATGGGGTGGTCAGCTCCATATTGCTGACCAAGGCGCAGCTGGAACGCATGGGCCATGAGGTCTTCATCTTCGCTCCCGATCCCGGCAACAGCCACAAGGAGGAGGACGTCTATTACTTCCGTTCCCTGAACTACAAGAAGTACCCTGGCTACAACGCCGCCATCTTCCCTTCCAACAAGTGCGAGATCCTCAAGGAACTGAATGTGGACATAATCCACAATCACGGCCTGCTGTTCATGGCCGTGCGCTCGATGTTCGCATCACGGACCCTCCACATACCCAACCTGGTGACGTTCCACACCATGCTCACAGATGCGGCCAAGTTCTATTCCCCCATCGACGTCCCCGATTGGATGTTGACCAGGCCGTTCTGGTTCTATCTGCGGGAGCTCTTGGAGCGGGCGGATGCGGTGGTCGCTCCCACCAACGCCATCAAGAACGAGCTTTTGTCCTACGCGCCCAGCATGAACCGCGTCGAGGTCATCCCTACCGGGGTGGACACCACCCGCTTCAATCCTGACGTGGACGGGGCCGCCTTCAGGGAGAGGTTCGGTCTCAGGGACAGGAAGGTCCTGATGCACGTGGGGAGGATCGCCAAGGAAAAGAACCTGGACCTCGTCCTTGACGGCTTCTCCCTTCTGTCCAAGGAGGACCCTCAGGTGAGACTGGTCCTCGTCGGAGAGGGGCCGGCGAAGAAGCACTACCAGGAAATGGTGCATGAGATGGGGATGGAGGACAGGGTTGTGTTCACCGGATTCGTACCGGATGATGAGCTGCCATCGACGTACGCGGCCTGCGATGCCTTCACCATAGCCTCCAAGTTCGAGACCCAAGGCCTGGCAGCGCTGGAGGCGATGGCCACAGGAAAGCCCGTGGCGGGCATCAACTTCCGGGCGGTGGCGGAGATGGTCAGGCCAGGTGAGAACGGCTATCTTTTCGAGGAGGACGTGCGATCCTGCGCGACCGCCATGAGGGAAACCCTGGAACACTCTCAAGAGATCAGCGAGAGCACCCGGCGGTTCGCCCTGGGATACTCCCATGAGAAGAGCGCACAGAAGCTGGTCGAGCTTTATGAGGCCACCATCGAGCGGAAGAAAATATCGCTGAACGGAAAGTAG
- the thrS gene encoding threonine--tRNA ligase — translation MKTLYIHSDYLEYAVKKPTPVADQITEDEKQGRFEEVLVAFISVEKEDESDPEAIAKKVTDDLVQVSKKVGADTIVLYPYAHLSSSLSSPDVGKKMLRTMEAILQEKGLKAHRAPFGWYKSFKISCKGHPLSELSREMRLEAKKVEVEKYDPSVMLKQISKTKLSKGDLKENDHRIIGQKLDLFSFYDVAPGMVFWHPKGLIIRNALIDFWRAEHRKAGYVEIKTPQVMSDVLWKTSGHWEHYKDNIFLTNYDDRQFVVKPMNCPGGILVFNSKDRSYRELPMRVGEMGEVHRVELSGVLSGLFRVIQFTQDDAHVYCTEEQLESEINGIIELVSKFYQLFGFQYRMELSTRPENFMGQMEQWNKAESLLRKVLDDRGAKYEVNEGDGAFYGPKIDFKIKDSLGREWQTATIQVDFQMPERFQIKYVGDDGKDHRPIMLHRTIYGSLERFIGILIEHYNGNFPLWLAPVQLRVISFKDDNAKSAKEIHDRLFDLGYRVDLDLSYGTVEGKVRDAELQKIPYIIVIGDKEEQNGTLAVRKHGVKGAKFGVKFEDFVAQLAAENSPSGASDDTKVLH, via the coding sequence ATGAAGACCCTTTACATTCACTCTGACTACCTGGAGTACGCTGTGAAGAAGCCTACTCCCGTCGCCGACCAGATCACCGAGGATGAGAAGCAAGGTCGGTTCGAGGAGGTCCTGGTAGCCTTCATCAGCGTGGAGAAGGAGGACGAGAGCGATCCTGAGGCCATAGCAAAGAAGGTCACCGATGACCTGGTGCAGGTCTCCAAGAAGGTCGGTGCGGACACCATCGTCCTATACCCCTACGCTCACCTGTCCTCCTCGTTGTCCTCCCCGGACGTTGGGAAGAAGATGCTCCGGACCATGGAAGCGATCCTTCAAGAGAAGGGCCTAAAGGCCCATCGCGCGCCGTTCGGCTGGTACAAGTCATTCAAGATAAGCTGCAAGGGGCACCCCCTATCTGAACTGTCCAGGGAGATGCGCCTCGAGGCCAAGAAGGTCGAGGTGGAGAAGTACGATCCATCGGTGATGCTGAAGCAGATATCCAAGACCAAGCTGAGCAAGGGTGACCTCAAGGAGAACGATCACCGCATCATCGGCCAGAAACTGGACCTGTTCAGCTTCTACGACGTTGCACCAGGAATGGTTTTCTGGCACCCTAAGGGGCTGATCATACGCAACGCACTCATCGATTTCTGGAGGGCAGAGCACAGGAAGGCCGGTTACGTGGAGATAAAGACCCCGCAGGTCATGAGCGATGTCCTGTGGAAGACCTCCGGCCACTGGGAGCATTACAAGGACAACATCTTCCTCACCAACTACGATGACCGCCAATTCGTGGTCAAGCCCATGAACTGTCCCGGGGGTATACTGGTGTTCAACAGCAAGGACCGCAGCTACCGGGAACTGCCAATGAGAGTAGGGGAGATGGGGGAGGTCCACAGAGTGGAGCTTTCCGGCGTCCTCTCTGGGCTCTTCAGGGTCATCCAGTTCACCCAGGATGACGCGCATGTTTACTGCACGGAGGAGCAGCTGGAATCCGAGATCAATGGTATCATCGAGCTGGTCAGCAAGTTCTACCAGCTCTTCGGTTTCCAATACCGCATGGAGCTGTCCACCAGGCCCGAGAACTTCATGGGGCAGATGGAGCAGTGGAACAAGGCAGAGAGCCTCCTACGGAAGGTCCTGGACGATAGAGGCGCCAAATATGAGGTCAACGAGGGAGATGGAGCGTTCTACGGACCCAAGATAGATTTCAAGATCAAGGACTCGCTGGGAAGGGAGTGGCAGACCGCCACCATCCAGGTGGACTTCCAGATGCCTGAGAGGTTCCAGATAAAGTACGTAGGGGACGATGGCAAGGACCACCGCCCCATCATGCTCCACCGTACCATCTATGGCTCCCTGGAGAGGTTCATAGGCATACTCATCGAGCACTACAACGGCAACTTCCCCCTCTGGTTGGCCCCGGTGCAGCTGCGCGTTATCTCCTTCAAGGATGACAATGCCAAGTCCGCCAAGGAGATCCACGATAGGCTGTTCGACCTCGGTTACCGTGTGGATCTGGACCTCAGCTACGGTACCGTGGAGGGTAAGGTCAGGGATGCGGAGCTGCAGAAGATACCGTACATCATCGTGATCGGGGACAAGGAGGAGCAGAACGGCACCCTGGCGGTTAGGAAGCATGGTGTCAAGGGAGCCAAGTTCGGCGTGAAGTTCGAGGACTTTGTCGCCCAGTTGGCAGCAGAGAACAGCCCCTCAGGGGCGTCTGACGACACGAAGGTGCTGCACTAG
- a CDS encoding glycosyltransferase family 4 protein: MRVVLLNPFHYPYMGGIEHRLHEVSCRLAGKHEMIVLTSQLPGTSEEEERDGYRIVRLPSKFTDIYNPPFVTTPGVLEALEGLDPDVVDFHYRWAPSYTKAMKRYRGKWVFTFHNTYGEGHGLNRIPSLINDALFCRIIRKRRVICITEFIKGDLLKRGFDPALLDVIPPGIEVPPEVGTEGDYILFIGRLVGTKGIPYLIKAMDQVDGRLIVVGDGPERERLESVVRKAGVGEKVTFTGRVSEERKIELLSNCKVFAMPSLFESYGLAVAEAMSYGKPVVASRVGGLPEAVGDGGVLTPPKDSKAIAAALNQLLKDDEVREATARRAREHILRFSWDNIVQDVEAAYRRVAEE, from the coding sequence ATGCGTGTGGTACTGCTTAACCCATTTCACTACCCTTACATGGGCGGCATAGAGCACCGACTGCATGAGGTGTCCTGCCGGCTCGCCGGTAAGCACGAGATGATCGTCCTGACCTCGCAACTGCCGGGCACCTCCGAAGAGGAGGAACGGGATGGTTACCGCATCGTGCGCCTCCCATCGAAGTTCACAGACATCTATAACCCTCCCTTCGTCACCACCCCCGGGGTCCTGGAGGCACTGGAGGGGCTGGACCCGGACGTGGTGGACTTCCACTACCGGTGGGCCCCATCCTACACCAAGGCCATGAAGCGCTACCGGGGAAAATGGGTGTTCACCTTCCATAACACCTACGGGGAGGGGCACGGCCTCAACCGCATCCCCAGCCTGATCAATGACGCCCTGTTCTGTCGCATCATAAGGAAGCGCCGGGTGATCTGCATCACCGAGTTCATAAAGGGCGATCTTCTTAAGCGAGGGTTCGACCCCGCCCTGCTGGATGTCATCCCTCCGGGGATCGAGGTCCCCCCGGAGGTGGGCACGGAGGGGGATTACATACTCTTCATCGGACGCTTGGTCGGGACCAAGGGCATCCCTTATCTTATCAAGGCCATGGACCAGGTCGACGGCCGCCTCATCGTTGTGGGGGATGGGCCGGAGAGGGAGCGTCTGGAGTCGGTGGTCCGAAAGGCAGGTGTGGGGGAGAAGGTCACCTTCACGGGACGGGTCAGCGAGGAGAGGAAGATAGAGCTGCTCTCCAATTGCAAGGTCTTCGCCATGCCGTCGCTGTTCGAGTCCTATGGCCTGGCAGTGGCGGAGGCCATGTCCTACGGCAAACCGGTGGTGGCATCCCGGGTGGGGGGCCTGCCGGAGGCGGTGGGTGACGGCGGTGTTCTCACTCCACCCAAGGACAGCAAGGCCATCGCCGCGGCCCTCAACCAGCTGCTAAAGGACGATGAGGTCCGAGAGGCCACCGCCCGGCGGGCGCGGGAGCACATCCTGAGATTCTCCTGGGACAACATCGTGCAGGACGTGGAGGCCGCTTACCGCAGGGTGGCGGAGGAATAG
- the thiD gene encoding bifunctional hydroxymethylpyrimidine kinase/phosphomethylpyrimidine kinase: MLVALTVAGSDSLGGAGIEADVKAMASQGVHGAVAITAVTAQNSCRVARILPLPVDEIIGQMDAVLEDVHISAAKTGMLYSAEIATAVAQRLASTDFPLVVDPVLVAGVGDALGREGLVEAMRERIAPLATIITPNVPEAEALTGLSISTDDDVRRACRSLVKQGSEAVLLKGGHMDGDRSVDTLYHQGKFLRLGSPRVEARGHGGGCILSSYLTANLAKGMGVWESFIASRAAIMESIAGRFQVGRGVPVVEPMGGILKDAHRYRVSARLKASAERAGGSLPRSWVPETGAEMVFCLPGATNIMDVCGTAVPTRAREGERCPTFGGAPRLSAAVLASMMYDGGMRAGMSLRCTSSVVNWARRAGLSIGTYRRRMGTGDITRCEREAMEDLINVLGCVPDVACDRGGPGTEPLVRVLASSPEELVSRIEKALR, encoded by the coding sequence GTGCTGGTAGCGCTCACGGTAGCTGGCTCCGACTCCCTAGGAGGGGCGGGCATAGAGGCAGACGTCAAGGCCATGGCATCCCAGGGTGTGCATGGGGCGGTGGCCATCACCGCAGTGACGGCCCAGAACTCATGCCGGGTCGCCAGGATACTGCCCCTGCCCGTGGATGAGATCATCGGGCAGATGGATGCCGTCCTGGAGGATGTCCATATATCGGCGGCCAAGACCGGCATGCTGTACTCGGCAGAGATAGCCACGGCCGTGGCCCAGAGACTGGCCTCCACGGATTTCCCCCTAGTGGTGGACCCGGTCCTGGTAGCGGGCGTGGGAGATGCCTTGGGGCGGGAGGGTCTGGTGGAGGCGATGCGAGAGAGGATCGCGCCGTTGGCCACCATTATCACGCCCAACGTCCCCGAGGCGGAGGCCCTGACCGGCCTGAGCATATCCACGGACGACGACGTGCGCAGGGCCTGTCGATCCCTGGTAAAGCAGGGGTCGGAGGCGGTCCTTCTAAAGGGGGGTCATATGGACGGGGACAGGAGCGTGGACACGCTCTATCACCAGGGTAAGTTCCTGCGCCTGGGGTCCCCCCGGGTGGAGGCCCGCGGCCATGGTGGGGGCTGCATCCTCTCCTCGTACCTCACGGCCAACCTGGCCAAGGGGATGGGGGTATGGGAGTCCTTCATAGCGTCGCGCGCAGCGATCATGGAATCGATAGCCGGCCGCTTCCAGGTGGGGAGGGGCGTGCCTGTGGTGGAACCCATGGGCGGTATCCTGAAGGATGCGCATCGATATCGTGTATCAGCCCGACTAAAGGCCTCTGCCGAGAGAGCGGGGGGATCGCTTCCCAGGAGCTGGGTCCCTGAGACCGGAGCGGAGATGGTGTTCTGCCTCCCCGGGGCCACGAACATCATGGACGTTTGCGGGACGGCCGTCCCCACCCGTGCCCGGGAGGGCGAGCGTTGCCCGACCTTCGGGGGAGCCCCCCGCCTGTCCGCTGCGGTCTTGGCGTCGATGATGTACGACGGAGGGATGAGGGCCGGCATGAGCCTGAGATGCACTAGCAGTGTCGTCAACTGGGCGAGGCGCGCGGGCCTGAGCATCGGTACATACCGGCGTAGGATGGGTACCGGAGACATCACCCGCTGTGAAAGAGAGGCGATGGAAGACCTAATAAACGTCCTTGGATGTGTCCCCGATGTTGCCTGTGACCGGGGTGGCCCGGGAACGGAGCCCCTGGTCCGGGTGCTAGCCTCCAGCCCCGAAGAGCTGGTCAGCAGGATCGAGAAAGCCCTACGATGA
- a CDS encoding FKBP-type peptidyl-prolyl cis-trans isomerase: protein MRSRSALSQDRSGKNALIAVVIVIVLVASSIGAFMFLTGENRAAQKGDVVKVDYIGKLADGRVFDTSIYSVAADNTTNPKSLSFSFRGNETVYKPYEFILGSQGTLTGFSEGIVGMKKGETRTIVIPAGEGYTLNESKLITLQLTESVPVQRTMSISDFEDYFSATPTGFMLYTDPVYGWNVQVLFVDGANVRILNDIPSGGADYKAYGSSSDPSQGWQINATYDSTGDNIIVHHQLDASSAFAKKGIDYTGSEIYVESVDVTNGTAVINHDREVAGKELTFIVTLISIS from the coding sequence ATGAGGTCGAGGTCAGCTTTATCCCAAGATCGTAGTGGCAAGAACGCTCTCATCGCCGTTGTTATCGTCATCGTGCTGGTGGCGTCATCGATAGGGGCATTCATGTTCTTAACCGGCGAGAACCGGGCAGCGCAGAAAGGAGATGTCGTCAAGGTCGACTACATAGGTAAGCTGGCGGACGGAAGGGTCTTCGACACATCGATATACTCCGTGGCTGCAGACAATACCACCAATCCCAAATCGCTCTCTTTCAGCTTCAGGGGCAACGAGACCGTCTACAAGCCATATGAGTTCATCCTTGGCTCGCAGGGCACACTGACTGGTTTCAGCGAGGGGATCGTGGGCATGAAGAAGGGGGAGACAAGGACGATAGTCATTCCCGCTGGCGAGGGATATACGCTTAATGAAAGCAAGCTGATAACTCTCCAGCTCACGGAGTCGGTCCCGGTCCAGAGAACCATGTCCATCAGTGATTTCGAGGACTACTTCAGCGCCACCCCTACCGGCTTCATGCTGTACACCGATCCGGTGTACGGTTGGAACGTGCAGGTGCTGTTCGTCGACGGTGCGAACGTCCGCATCCTCAACGACATTCCCTCGGGCGGTGCTGACTACAAAGCATATGGCAGCTCATCGGATCCAAGCCAGGGATGGCAGATCAACGCCACATACGACAGCACGGGTGATAACATCATTGTACATCACCAGTTGGACGCCTCCAGTGCGTTCGCCAAGAAAGGCATCGACTACACTGGCTCCGAGATCTATGTGGAGAGCGTGGACGTGACCAACGGGACGGCCGTAATCAATCATGATCGAGAGGTGGCCGGTAAGGAGCTGACCTTCATAGTTACTCTCATCTCCATAAGTTAG
- a CDS encoding CopG family ribbon-helix-helix protein, which yields MRKMAVISVSLNEKNLEVLDKMEKELGLAGRSEAIRACLRAAEAELKERASLTGEVEGVLITVHRKRDEQNFEESVHHHTDIISTQLHSHLKNGKCLDVILIKGDAESVKSLMDDFHKDKDLEYLKFIQS from the coding sequence ATGCGCAAGATGGCGGTCATCAGCGTCTCCCTGAACGAGAAGAACCTCGAAGTGCTTGACAAGATGGAGAAGGAGCTGGGGCTGGCAGGAAGGAGCGAGGCCATCAGGGCTTGCCTCAGAGCAGCGGAGGCGGAACTGAAGGAGAGGGCGTCCCTCACTGGAGAGGTGGAAGGCGTTCTGATAACCGTCCATCGTAAAAGGGATGAGCAGAACTTCGAGGAGTCGGTGCACCATCACACCGACATAATATCCACGCAGCTGCATTCCCATCTTAAGAACGGAAAATGCCTTGATGTCATACTTATTAAAGGGGATGCGGAGAGCGTCAAGAGCCTCATGGACGATTTCCATAAGGATAAGGACCTCGAGTACCTCAAGTTCATACAGTCGTGA